In Mixophyes fleayi isolate aMixFle1 chromosome 4, aMixFle1.hap1, whole genome shotgun sequence, the following proteins share a genomic window:
- the TMEM256 gene encoding transmembrane protein 256: MAASGLGRVWLRVGAVSGALAVTAGAYGAHGFRRSDRDEYLKELYATGNQYHFLHSLALLPYHTAGALCWYVSDTEIPLTSSCY; the protein is encoded by the exons ATGGCGGCTTCCGGTCTGGGCAGAGTGTGGCTGAGGGTCGGGGCGGTGTCAGGGGCTCTGGCTGTGACTGCTGGGGCTTATGGTGCTCATG GATTCAGACGCAGCGATCGGGACGAATACTTGAAAGAG CTGTACGCGACTGGGAATCAGTACCACTTTCTACACAGTCTGGCGTTATTGCCGTACCACACTGCAGGCGCCCTCTGCTGGTACGTGAGCGACACAGAGATTCCACTGACGTCTTCCTGTTATTAA